One Synechococcus sp. PROS-9-1 DNA window includes the following coding sequences:
- a CDS encoding RNA methyltransferase produces the protein MTLTVVLVEPAGPLNVGSVARLCANYNIEDLRLVAPRCDPSDPEAVRMAVHGDAVLQHAAIFPSLLEAVADCQQVVASCGRIDHGEIPLQSPEEIAPWIQTGRTQGLRSALVFGREDRGLSNEELLISHRVFKLHTGDTYPSLNLSHAVAVVLHELERERRLQAKPAAPVSEIPASAPELDGCLRDAEELLLEVGFLLEHTARARMAKVKGLVQRGLIRSDEVALLRGMVRQLRWAARRNRS, from the coding sequence TTGACATTGACCGTGGTGCTGGTCGAGCCGGCGGGACCTCTCAACGTCGGCAGCGTGGCTCGATTGTGTGCCAATTACAACATTGAAGATCTCAGGCTCGTGGCCCCCCGCTGTGACCCCAGCGATCCAGAGGCTGTGCGCATGGCCGTCCACGGTGATGCCGTTCTCCAACACGCCGCCATTTTTCCCTCGTTGCTCGAGGCTGTCGCGGATTGTCAACAGGTGGTGGCCAGTTGCGGGCGCATCGATCACGGCGAGATCCCCCTGCAATCCCCCGAGGAGATCGCGCCCTGGATTCAAACGGGTAGGACGCAAGGTCTGCGCTCGGCCCTGGTGTTTGGGCGGGAGGATCGAGGGCTCTCCAACGAAGAACTCCTGATCAGCCATCGGGTTTTCAAGTTGCACACCGGAGACACATACCCGTCTCTCAACCTCTCCCATGCCGTCGCTGTGGTGCTGCATGAGTTGGAGCGAGAACGGCGCTTGCAGGCCAAACCAGCTGCACCAGTGAGCGAGATCCCTGCCAGTGCTCCTGAGCTCGATGGTTGCCTGCGCGATGCTGAAGAGCTTCTGCTCGAGGTGGGCTTCCTGCTGGAGCACACAGCAAGGGCGAGAATGGCCAAGGTGAAAGGCCTCGTGCAACGGGGCCTGATTCGCAGCGATGAAGTGGCTCTGTTGCGCGGCATGGTGCGTCAATTGCGTTGGGCAGCGAGGCGCAACCGCTCGTAA
- a CDS encoding cytochrome c, with translation MTAPSSTAAAIPERSRGLIAALTVLAAMACIVLLVWMLGNTRQDPYTKATLALEGSEQHGGQMFRINCAGCHGIAGQGLVGPSLKGVSDRRRDMQIIHQVVSGETPPMPRFEIEPQNMADLLAYLKTLS, from the coding sequence GTGACGGCACCGTCATCAACTGCTGCAGCAATCCCAGAGCGGAGTCGAGGGCTGATCGCGGCCCTCACCGTTCTCGCGGCGATGGCTTGCATCGTCTTGTTGGTGTGGATGCTGGGCAACACACGACAAGATCCATACACCAAAGCAACGCTTGCCCTCGAAGGATCAGAGCAACACGGTGGTCAGATGTTCCGCATCAATTGCGCCGGCTGCCATGGCATCGCAGGCCAGGGCCTGGTTGGGCCGAGCCTGAAAGGGGTGAGCGATCGGCGCAGGGACATGCAGATCATTCACCAGGTGGTGAGTGGTGAAACACCGCCGATGCCCCGCTTTGAAATCGAGCCACAAAACATGGCTGATCTGCTCGCCTATCTCAAAACACTGTCTTGA
- the petG gene encoding cytochrome b6-f complex subunit V, with product MIEPLLCGIVLGLIPITLMGLFVAAWNQYRRGSALGG from the coding sequence ATGATCGAACCCCTTCTTTGCGGCATTGTTTTGGGGTTGATCCCGATCACCCTGATGGGGTTGTTTGTTGCCGCTTGGAATCAGTACCGCCGGGGTAGTGCTCTGGGGGGCTGA